A window of the Dyadobacter pollutisoli genome harbors these coding sequences:
- a CDS encoding type VI secretion system tube protein Hcp — protein MKTKHFYYVLFTLLLSSFVSKAQEGIYLSYPGITDDLGTGPHEGEVPVLAFSYGFSSTATRTSSGTPNFQDISFTKYSDASSSDFMTHLVSSQPTDDVELRIYRTISGNLTLIQTYQYKGVKITSFSAGGSAGELSGSACSTCTGLTENITFLFNGIQIGTFSDNF, from the coding sequence ATGAAAACCAAACACTTTTACTACGTTCTGTTTACTCTGCTTTTGTCTTCGTTTGTAAGTAAGGCCCAGGAAGGTATTTATTTGTCCTATCCCGGAATAACCGATGACCTGGGAACCGGCCCCCACGAGGGAGAGGTGCCAGTTCTGGCTTTTTCATATGGATTTAGTAGCACCGCTACCCGTACCTCCTCCGGCACGCCAAATTTCCAGGATATCAGTTTCACCAAGTATAGTGATGCATCGAGCAGCGATTTTATGACGCACCTGGTGTCGAGCCAGCCTACGGATGACGTCGAATTAAGAATTTATAGAACTATTTCCGGTAATTTGACGCTGATCCAGACGTACCAGTATAAAGGTGTAAAAATAACCTCCTTTTCCGCAGGTGGGTCCGCGGGGGAATTGAGCGGAAGCGCTTGTAGTACCTGTACAGGGCTGACCGAAAACATCACGTTTTTGTTCAACGGTATCCAAATCGGAACTTTTAGCGACAACTTCTGA
- a CDS encoding T9SS type A sorting domain-containing protein, with protein sequence MKKRSIVNFGRILYVLLSISSFGVYAQTASRPVSKIPGWEGNLPKPFKSEVQQRIMNAQGRTGPQYYEKMYGVKSDFIKREGATLRTLIDCSQLTCDLSSLPVTLLSFNGERINANEVALAWETTSETNNAGFDIERSLTTPVNFEKVGFVDGNGNSANVKTYRLTDRNSSENVSYYRLKQLDFDGKFEYSRIVAVKGFKELLSLVPTPNPGSQSSGFLQVKGNDKSGKLQLTIVDVKGTVVYKNDQLVLDNSKKILLSRLPELAWGMYIAKIVSGEQHSTVTFVIAER encoded by the coding sequence ATGAAGAAACGCTCCATTGTCAATTTTGGCCGGATATTGTATGTATTACTAAGCATATCCTCATTCGGCGTATATGCGCAAACGGCGTCCCGACCGGTATCGAAGATTCCGGGATGGGAGGGGAATCTGCCCAAACCTTTTAAATCGGAGGTTCAGCAAAGAATAATGAATGCCCAGGGGCGAACCGGTCCACAGTACTATGAGAAAATGTACGGCGTCAAAAGCGATTTTATAAAACGGGAAGGCGCCACGCTCCGCACTTTGATAGATTGCAGCCAGCTAACCTGTGACCTTTCATCGCTGCCGGTCACTTTGCTTTCCTTCAATGGTGAGCGGATTAACGCAAACGAGGTTGCGCTTGCATGGGAAACTACTTCTGAAACCAACAATGCGGGCTTTGACATTGAAAGGTCCCTGACAACGCCTGTCAACTTCGAAAAAGTGGGTTTTGTTGATGGTAACGGGAATTCGGCCAATGTGAAAACGTACCGGCTCACGGATCGGAATTCCAGCGAAAACGTAAGCTATTACAGGCTGAAACAGCTGGACTTCGACGGAAAATTTGAATACTCGCGGATTGTTGCCGTGAAGGGTTTCAAGGAATTGCTTTCTCTGGTTCCTACGCCAAACCCAGGATCTCAAAGCAGCGGTTTTCTTCAAGTAAAGGGAAATGACAAGTCGGGGAAACTTCAATTGACGATCGTTGATGTGAAGGGAACAGTGGTGTATAAAAACGACCAGCTGGTGCTGGACAATAGCAAAAAGATTCTGCTTTCCAGGTTACCGGAACTTGCCTGGGGAATGTATATCGCTAAAATCGTCTCCGGCGAGCAGCATTCGACAGTGACTTTTGTGATTGCCGAACGCTAG
- a CDS encoding helix-turn-helix domain-containing protein: protein MKRNLIKISNIPAAFTMQPDQGVLHKLNAFLDENLTHLTLTPDALCKQIGLSRSQLHRLLKEKTQLSVTLYLRKKRLDKAKNLLLETDMRVSEIAYLVGIDSPQNFSKYFAEAFNVSATEFRSQTVVEKSAAPAQPARKASIAVLPFLNLSNDMEQEFFSDGVTEEIINVLSRTPNLQVAGRTSSFTFKGKNQDLRLIGEQLNVDHILEGSVRKSGNKLRIAAKLINVADGYNVWSEHYDRELEDIFDIQDEIALAILREIKVQLLGDELGNTFKRYTNNTTAYQLYLHGRFYHNKFAGIDEFNKAITYFQSAIEVEPNYAIAYAGIASCYLNMWFYRHLPAAYALAHMKQATEHALALDSGIAESVLALARMQMLYEWDFAGASAAFKKALELNWSTADLHGQYALYWALTGNLTKAEEQTALALSLEPFSLINNFYAGYVYWIAGNLEKAIEQGRKLVALEPAFWGGHMILGLNLITLKNYPAAQDALEAALEINYNGITLSACGALFGLSGETESARDILTQMTLLTKTQVVAHYDMGIVHACLGDTDTALGYFQAAIDEHEPPMLFFKFIFRDWLSKSGNDARYGEIISQIIK, encoded by the coding sequence TTGAAACGAAACCTAATTAAAATCAGTAACATACCAGCCGCTTTTACGATGCAACCAGACCAGGGAGTCCTTCATAAACTGAATGCTTTTTTAGACGAGAACCTTACTCATTTAACATTGACTCCCGATGCGCTTTGCAAGCAAATCGGCCTGAGCCGGTCGCAGCTGCACCGGCTGCTGAAAGAAAAAACGCAGCTTTCGGTGACGCTCTACCTCCGGAAAAAGAGACTGGATAAAGCCAAGAACCTGCTGCTGGAAACAGATATGCGGGTTTCGGAGATCGCATATCTTGTGGGGATCGATAGTCCGCAGAATTTCAGCAAATATTTCGCCGAAGCATTCAATGTCAGCGCAACCGAGTTCAGAAGCCAGACTGTGGTCGAAAAAAGTGCCGCCCCGGCACAGCCAGCCCGGAAAGCATCGATTGCGGTATTGCCGTTTCTGAACCTGAGCAATGATATGGAGCAGGAGTTTTTCAGTGACGGCGTGACCGAGGAGATTATTAATGTGCTGAGCCGTACGCCCAACTTACAGGTGGCGGGCCGGACTTCTTCATTTACTTTCAAAGGTAAAAACCAGGACCTGCGGTTAATCGGCGAGCAGCTCAATGTGGACCACATTCTGGAAGGCAGCGTACGGAAATCGGGCAATAAACTGCGGATCGCGGCTAAGCTTATCAATGTCGCCGACGGATATAATGTGTGGTCGGAGCATTACGACAGGGAATTAGAGGATATTTTTGACATTCAGGATGAGATTGCGCTGGCGATTTTGAGGGAAATAAAAGTACAGCTGCTGGGCGACGAGCTTGGTAATACTTTCAAGCGGTACACCAATAATACGACGGCCTACCAGCTGTACCTGCACGGACGATTTTACCACAATAAGTTTGCCGGGATCGATGAATTCAATAAAGCGATCACTTATTTTCAGTCGGCCATTGAAGTGGAGCCCAACTATGCCATTGCCTACGCCGGAATCGCCTCCTGCTATCTGAACATGTGGTTTTACAGGCACCTGCCTGCTGCCTATGCGCTAGCACACATGAAACAGGCGACCGAACATGCACTGGCTCTGGATAGCGGCATTGCTGAAAGTGTTCTGGCATTGGCCCGAATGCAGATGCTGTACGAATGGGATTTTGCCGGTGCATCCGCAGCATTCAAAAAAGCATTGGAACTGAACTGGAGTACTGCCGATTTGCACGGGCAATATGCGCTCTATTGGGCGCTCACAGGCAATTTGACCAAAGCGGAAGAACAAACTGCGCTGGCCCTGTCGCTTGAACCTTTTTCACTGATCAACAACTTTTATGCGGGCTACGTATACTGGATTGCGGGTAATCTGGAAAAAGCGATAGAACAGGGGCGAAAACTAGTGGCGCTGGAACCGGCGTTCTGGGGCGGCCACATGATCCTGGGACTGAACCTGATCACGCTCAAAAACTACCCCGCGGCCCAGGATGCTTTGGAAGCTGCGCTGGAAATCAATTACAACGGTATTACCCTCAGTGCGTGCGGAGCGCTGTTCGGGCTTTCGGGTGAGACTGAAAGCGCGAGGGACATACTTACCCAGATGACATTGCTCACCAAAACGCAGGTGGTTGCCCATTACGACATGGGGATTGTGCATGCTTGCCTGGGCGATACGGATACGGCTTTGGGTTATTTTCAAGCAGCTATTGACGAGCACGAGCCTCCTATGCTGTTTTTTAAATTCATTTTCCGGGACTGGCTGTCGAAATCGGGCAATGATGCAAGGTACGGGGAGATCATCAGCCAGATTATCAAATAG
- a CDS encoding peptidase domain-containing ABC transporter, translating into MKAIKSQIIDAHASPKEINESALKCLRKMAQHHGKIIPLVTLRTKNFMQNEALTLNDMAKIAESIGFRAHCVTMGLEELGKAIALPCIIKWNGHGFVVVSAIVQNQIAIGTDQSSVTVSSSEFCKNWLSGEASHGTVLVLEPTTSFFQETASITEQKPQGLRSLWDYLRKYPRLMWQLTLGMLVGTALKLMMPFLTQSIVDVGVMNNNLNFIYIFLAAQLMLMLGRNSLEAIRGWLLLYVSSRVGISLLADLVAKVMRLPISYFNEKVVGEVMQRVEDQKRVETFLSTQLTTILFSTINLAVYTMIFIVYDRTIFAIFFGSTLLYLAWIKLFMKKRRDYDFGHAQIAGQEQNKLVQMVQGMSDIKLANAELLKRWDWEHIRTRLFKQNMKLLKISQVQQIGGLIINDTKNLLITCLSAKAVLDGHLSLGAMLAVQQMLGQTNNATEQLFAYFQQIQDARISTERINAVHQMPEEEDQSSVKTNLLAEKQPIVLDEVSFSYPGAGVATLRNLKLYIPAGKTTAIVGSSGSGKTTLLKLLMKHYAPDTGEMLLGKLNFANISSPAWRSKCGVVMSDGVIFSDTILCNIALGDDDPDIAKARAAAKVANIQKWVESTPLGFHTPIGGEYANLSQGQKQRILIARAVYKNPEFLFFDEGTSALDLQNQQVVLENLKRFFEDRTVVVVAHRLSTIRNADQIVVVEEGQIIEKGTHEELIAHGGRYLELLTSQLELAA; encoded by the coding sequence ATGAAAGCTATTAAAAGTCAGATTATCGACGCGCATGCCAGCCCCAAGGAAATCAACGAGTCAGCACTCAAATGCCTCCGTAAAATGGCGCAACATCATGGCAAGATCATACCGCTGGTGACGTTGCGGACTAAGAATTTTATGCAAAATGAAGCATTGACATTAAATGACATGGCCAAAATTGCCGAGTCGATTGGTTTTCGGGCCCACTGTGTTACGATGGGCCTCGAAGAGCTCGGGAAGGCGATTGCGCTGCCTTGCATTATCAAATGGAACGGACATGGGTTCGTGGTCGTGTCGGCCATTGTTCAAAATCAGATTGCTATTGGTACGGACCAGAGTTCGGTGACGGTTTCGTCCAGCGAATTTTGTAAAAACTGGTTGTCCGGTGAAGCAAGCCACGGTACTGTGCTGGTACTGGAACCTACGACTTCGTTTTTTCAGGAAACGGCGTCCATTACCGAGCAGAAGCCGCAGGGTTTACGGTCTCTTTGGGACTATCTCAGAAAATATCCGCGTCTGATGTGGCAGTTGACGCTGGGGATGCTGGTAGGCACTGCATTGAAACTGATGATGCCGTTTTTGACGCAGTCCATTGTCGATGTGGGTGTTATGAACAATAACCTCAACTTTATTTACATTTTCCTTGCGGCGCAATTGATGCTGATGCTGGGCAGAAATTCACTGGAAGCCATTCGCGGTTGGCTGCTGCTGTATGTGAGTTCGCGGGTTGGCATTTCCCTGCTGGCCGATCTGGTAGCGAAGGTAATGCGGTTGCCGATCAGTTATTTCAATGAAAAAGTTGTGGGAGAGGTAATGCAGCGCGTGGAGGATCAAAAACGGGTGGAAACGTTTCTTTCCACCCAGTTGACGACCATTCTGTTTTCAACGATCAATCTGGCGGTTTACACGATGATCTTCATTGTTTACGACCGTACGATTTTCGCGATCTTCTTCGGCAGCACATTGCTTTATCTGGCCTGGATCAAGCTTTTTATGAAAAAACGCCGCGATTATGATTTTGGTCATGCACAAATCGCCGGGCAGGAACAAAACAAGCTGGTGCAAATGGTACAGGGCATGTCAGATATAAAACTGGCCAATGCTGAACTACTGAAACGCTGGGATTGGGAACACATCCGGACCCGACTTTTTAAACAAAATATGAAACTGCTGAAAATTTCGCAGGTACAGCAGATCGGCGGACTGATCATTAACGATACCAAAAACCTGCTCATCACCTGCCTCTCGGCCAAGGCCGTGCTCGACGGACACCTTTCTCTGGGAGCCATGCTTGCGGTACAGCAAATGTTGGGACAGACAAACAATGCAACGGAGCAGCTCTTCGCCTATTTCCAGCAAATTCAGGACGCACGTATCAGTACCGAACGGATCAATGCAGTACATCAGATGCCGGAAGAGGAAGATCAAAGTAGTGTAAAAACAAACCTGCTGGCAGAGAAACAGCCCATTGTGCTCGATGAAGTGAGTTTCTCTTATCCCGGAGCCGGTGTGGCAACGCTCAGAAACCTCAAACTGTACATTCCCGCTGGCAAAACAACCGCCATCGTGGGATCCAGTGGAAGCGGCAAAACGACATTACTGAAATTGCTGATGAAACATTACGCGCCCGATACTGGCGAAATGCTGCTCGGGAAACTCAATTTTGCCAACATCTCGTCTCCTGCCTGGCGGAGTAAATGTGGTGTGGTGATGTCGGACGGGGTGATTTTTTCAGATACCATTTTATGCAACATCGCACTCGGAGACGATGATCCTGACATCGCCAAGGCACGCGCTGCTGCCAAAGTTGCCAATATCCAGAAATGGGTGGAGTCGACGCCGCTGGGCTTCCACACTCCGATCGGCGGAGAATATGCCAACCTGAGCCAGGGCCAGAAACAACGCATTCTCATTGCCCGTGCGGTTTATAAAAATCCGGAGTTCCTGTTTTTTGACGAAGGTACCAGTGCATTAGACCTTCAAAATCAACAGGTGGTTCTTGAAAACTTGAAAAGATTTTTTGAAGACAGAACCGTAGTGGTAGTTGCGCACCGCCTGAGCACCATCCGCAATGCCGACCAGATCGTGGTAGTGGAAGAAGGGCAGATCATTGAAAAAGGTACGCACGAAGAACTGATCGCTCACGGAGGACGCTATCTGGAATTGCTTACATCTCAATTGGAACTCGCAGCCTAA
- a CDS encoding HlyD family efflux transporter periplasmic adaptor subunit — MKNYTYNQMSDELIDIVSEPPTWIMRGGAGTITGILLLFMLGTWVIKYPEVLTGSAVVTTRVQPIKVVVPMGGRMTSLLVKDETIVKKGTILAETENTTQLSNIPAIRQLIAETRLFLANPQRQVSFQDGHMSWGDLQTDLNVARQNYLDFKRLQSDHFQESRIKNRKQQVKELRQMLSVNEHQIELHEEAFKNAEERFQGDEKLFKQGATSKFDYIASKNKRLETQRERENFEKEILNNNLKLNEVERDVQEIEYAHTEKKRLCLDNIGRSLANIENSLRNWQQNYLITAPADGKLVFLKNLIENQYVKTADTLFALMPVEETFIAAVDIPVRGMGKARIGQKVIIKLDDYPYQEFGMLEGKVVSLEPSLTVHSYRVMVSLPADLTSTYNQKFRFKSEMAGTAQIVTNDLRLIEHAFYGLRKLLM, encoded by the coding sequence ATGAAAAATTACACTTATAACCAAATGAGCGACGAGTTGATCGACATCGTCAGCGAGCCTCCTACCTGGATCATGCGGGGTGGAGCAGGCACCATAACCGGTATTTTGCTGCTCTTCATGCTCGGTACCTGGGTGATCAAATACCCCGAAGTACTGACCGGAAGCGCGGTAGTCACTACCCGCGTGCAGCCGATCAAAGTAGTGGTACCCATGGGCGGACGAATGACCAGTCTGCTGGTAAAAGACGAAACCATTGTAAAAAAAGGCACTATTCTGGCGGAAACAGAAAATACCACCCAGCTCAGCAACATTCCCGCGATCAGGCAATTGATAGCAGAAACAAGGCTTTTTCTGGCCAACCCACAGCGCCAGGTTTCGTTTCAGGATGGGCATATGAGCTGGGGCGATTTACAAACTGACTTGAATGTGGCCCGTCAGAATTACCTGGATTTCAAGCGGCTTCAATCTGATCATTTTCAGGAATCGCGCATTAAAAACCGGAAGCAACAAGTGAAAGAGCTCCGGCAAATGCTTTCCGTAAATGAACACCAGATAGAGCTTCACGAGGAAGCTTTCAAGAATGCGGAGGAACGTTTTCAGGGGGACGAGAAACTCTTCAAACAAGGCGCTACCAGTAAGTTCGACTACATTGCCAGCAAAAACAAACGCCTGGAAACGCAGCGGGAGCGGGAGAATTTTGAAAAGGAAATTTTGAATAACAATTTGAAATTGAATGAGGTAGAACGTGATGTGCAGGAGATTGAATATGCCCATACTGAGAAAAAACGGCTCTGTCTGGACAACATCGGCCGGAGCCTGGCCAACATTGAAAACAGCCTGCGTAACTGGCAGCAAAATTACCTCATTACTGCGCCAGCTGACGGCAAGCTCGTATTCCTAAAAAATCTCATTGAAAACCAGTATGTTAAAACCGCTGATACGCTTTTCGCATTGATGCCGGTGGAAGAAACTTTTATAGCAGCTGTGGATATTCCGGTGCGTGGTATGGGTAAAGCTCGGATTGGCCAGAAAGTGATCATTAAATTAGATGATTATCCGTACCAGGAGTTTGGCATGCTGGAAGGTAAGGTCGTCAGCCTTGAACCTTCGTTGACCGTACATTCTTACCGGGTAATGGTCAGTTTGCCAGCCGACCTGACCAGTACTTATAATCAGAAGTTCAGATTTAAATCCGAAATGGCAGGTACCGCGCAAATTGTAACTAACGACCTGAGACTGATTGAACACGCTTTTTACGGCCTGCGTAAACTATTGATGTAA
- a CDS encoding DUF418 domain-containing protein has protein sequence MEKIVQPTAPTERHSLLDVLRGFALLGVLLANMVSHSGYFFLSKAGIEALGTAEIDHIAEWIEHFLIDGKFYSLFSMLFGIGFALQMKRSSALDTDFTARFRRRLVIMFVLGLLHAILLYVGDILTVYALTGFVLLLFRKSSDKVLLRGAVILMLIPIAQYAIMWAIHSANPPAPVVEEGPRFFDQVILTFRTGSYPEIMQMNIGGLIVARYPDLFFTGRFFRVLAMFLIGFYISRNMIYANIAAHRPLIRKVMIWGAVIGIPCNIVLAMMMTTDAYYDFEPTGIIQPLVYAFGVPGLALCYAAIFALLFENPGWKKRLMVFAPVGQLALTNYIMQSLICACIFMSYGLALEAQIGPARLALIAFAIYTFQIIFSHIWIRYFRFGPMEWIWRSLTYKKWQPFRI, from the coding sequence ATGGAGAAGATTGTACAACCAACCGCCCCGACCGAACGCCACAGCCTGCTCGACGTCCTCCGGGGTTTTGCGTTACTGGGCGTTTTGTTGGCCAATATGGTCAGCCATTCCGGTTACTTTTTCTTATCAAAGGCCGGGATAGAAGCGTTGGGAACAGCCGAAATTGATCACATTGCTGAATGGATCGAACACTTCCTGATCGATGGGAAATTCTATTCACTTTTTTCAATGCTTTTCGGGATTGGGTTTGCCCTGCAAATGAAACGTTCCTCGGCATTGGATACCGATTTCACCGCACGATTCCGAAGGCGATTGGTTATTATGTTCGTTCTCGGCTTGCTGCATGCCATTCTTTTGTACGTGGGCGACATTCTGACGGTTTATGCTTTGACAGGATTTGTGCTCCTGCTTTTCAGGAAATCATCTGATAAGGTCCTCCTGCGCGGCGCTGTAATCCTGATGCTGATCCCGATCGCCCAGTATGCGATCATGTGGGCGATTCATTCCGCGAATCCGCCTGCTCCTGTTGTCGAAGAAGGTCCGCGGTTTTTTGATCAGGTCATTCTTACTTTCCGGACAGGAAGCTATCCCGAAATCATGCAAATGAATATCGGCGGGCTGATTGTCGCCAGATATCCCGATTTGTTTTTTACGGGCAGGTTTTTCAGGGTTTTGGCAATGTTTCTCATTGGCTTTTATATTTCAAGAAACATGATCTATGCTAATATCGCTGCGCATCGCCCCCTTATTCGTAAAGTAATGATCTGGGGAGCGGTGATCGGGATTCCCTGCAACATTGTGCTGGCGATGATGATGACCACCGATGCATACTATGATTTTGAGCCGACGGGTATCATTCAACCGCTGGTATATGCATTTGGTGTACCGGGACTGGCGCTTTGCTATGCTGCGATTTTTGCATTGTTATTTGAAAATCCGGGCTGGAAAAAGCGACTGATGGTCTTTGCTCCCGTCGGGCAACTGGCACTCACCAATTATATCATGCAGTCATTGATCTGCGCCTGTATTTTCATGAGCTACGGTCTGGCTCTGGAAGCGCAGATCGGTCCCGCCAGATTAGCGTTAATCGCTTTCGCGATTTACACTTTCCAAATCATTTTCAGCCACATCTGGATCAGGTACTTCCGATTCGGCCCCATGGAATGGATCTGGCGATCACTGACGTATAAAAAATGGCAGCCATTTCGCATCTAG
- a CDS encoding DUF1624 domain-containing protein — protein MTSLTKNRIESIDLLKGFVMVLMALDHTRDYFYQSAAFFDVSNPANATIPVYITRIMTHVCAPTFSFLAGISAFMSGKRKSKTDLSMFLIKRGLWLILMELTIIAFAWYLNVDFTNIDLAVIWVLGVSMIFLAGFIYLPKNAILVISLLLIAGHNMLDTIHLNNVWWAILHEVYATKISANMTLTVVYPIIPWIAVMALGYYFGQFYDASIAPGQRKKLFSTIGFALIMLFIGIRWANVYGDPVPWTHLQSPVRTMMSFLNVDKYPPSLSYLLLTLSFAFLFLANSEKWRGKAVDFFSVFGRVPFFYYILHLYTIRISGMIAAELTGYGWESMIQKQFEIELHGFGFNLAIVYLIWIGIILMLYPLCKWFDMYKQSHKEQWWLSYL, from the coding sequence ATGACCTCTTTAACTAAAAACCGTATCGAATCTATTGATCTTCTGAAAGGGTTTGTGATGGTGTTGATGGCTCTGGATCATACCAGAGACTATTTCTATCAATCGGCTGCATTTTTCGATGTCAGTAATCCTGCTAATGCGACCATTCCGGTTTATATCACGCGGATCATGACGCACGTTTGCGCCCCTACATTCAGTTTTCTTGCCGGTATTTCTGCATTTATGTCCGGCAAACGAAAATCGAAGACTGATCTTTCAATGTTCTTGATCAAGCGTGGTTTATGGCTGATTTTGATGGAATTGACCATCATTGCATTCGCCTGGTATCTCAATGTAGATTTCACCAATATCGATCTGGCCGTGATCTGGGTTTTGGGGGTAAGTATGATTTTTCTTGCAGGATTTATATACCTTCCTAAAAATGCAATTCTGGTCATTTCACTACTGCTCATAGCCGGTCATAACATGCTGGATACTATTCATTTGAACAATGTCTGGTGGGCGATTTTGCATGAAGTTTACGCCACGAAAATTTCAGCTAATATGACGCTTACCGTCGTTTACCCAATCATTCCATGGATTGCCGTCATGGCGCTGGGTTACTATTTCGGTCAGTTTTATGATGCGTCCATTGCCCCCGGGCAAAGGAAGAAACTGTTTAGTACCATTGGTTTTGCCCTGATCATGCTTTTCATTGGGATACGATGGGCGAATGTATACGGAGACCCGGTTCCCTGGACGCACCTGCAGTCCCCGGTGAGAACGATGATGTCGTTCCTCAATGTCGACAAATATCCGCCGTCGCTTTCCTATTTGCTGCTGACCTTGTCATTCGCATTCCTGTTTCTGGCCAACTCCGAAAAGTGGCGGGGAAAAGCGGTGGACTTCTTTTCTGTCTTCGGTCGAGTGCCATTTTTCTACTACATTTTACACCTCTACACCATCCGTATTTCGGGGATGATCGCGGCAGAACTTACAGGTTATGGCTGGGAGAGTATGATCCAGAAGCAGTTTGAGATCGAGCTTCACGGCTTTGGTTTCAATCTCGCGATCGTCTATTTAATCTGGATCGGGATCATTTTAATGCTTTATCCACTTTGTAAATGGTTCGACATGTACAAGCAGAGCCACAAGGAACAATGGTGGCTGAGCTATTTATAA